Proteins encoded by one window of Dioscorea cayenensis subsp. rotundata cultivar TDr96_F1 chromosome 6, TDr96_F1_v2_PseudoChromosome.rev07_lg8_w22 25.fasta, whole genome shotgun sequence:
- the LOC120263618 gene encoding alpha-aminoadipic semialdehyde synthase isoform X1: MGKENSSLLGNGIVGILSETVNMWERRTPLCPSHCARLLHSGKMQSGIERIIVQPSTKRIHHDSQYEDVGCEISDDLSQCGLILGVKQPKMEMILPDRAYAFFSHTHKAQTENMPLLDKVLAEHVSLFDYELIVGDDGKRLIAFGMFAGRAGLIDFLHGLGQRYLSLGYSTPFLSLGASHMYSSLAAAKAAVIAVGEEIATQGLPSRISPLVFVFTGSGNVSRGAQEIFRLLPHTFVDACQLPDLFKQTGDLAPTSRSTKRVFQVYGCVVTCQDMVAPKDPAKTFDKDDYYAHPEHYDPVFHEKIAPYASVIVNCMYWEKRFPRLLSTKQLQELMKRGCPLLGISDITCDVGGSMEFVNRPTSIERPFFRYDPSTDSYHENMEGDGILCLAVDILPTEFSKEASRHFGDILSQFIGTLASSKNIADLPSHLQRACIAHGGALTPLFEYIPRMRNSSSIDSSPNPDSAFQKKYNTLVSLSGHLFDQFLINDALDIIEANGGSFRLVKCEVGQSANVTSYSEVEVGADDLAILNRIIDSLSSVAHSRGKVGHRRKEELSLNVGEISDMAEDNGHSNQRPAILILGAGRVCRPAAEFLASAGSRSSHVLKKWQVSKFEEIEEFKVIVGSLYLKDAEETIEGIPNATAIQLDAMDNASLAKYIPEVQVVLSLLPPSFHTTVANACIEHKKHLVTASYVDDSMLKLDSKAKDAGVTILGEMGLDPGIDHMMAMKMIDQAHVRRGKIKAFNSYCCGLPSPAAANNPLAYKFSWNPAGAIRSGRNSATYKHSGEIIQVDGDGLYDSAVRYRLPDLPAFALEYLPNRNSLVYGDLYGISNEASTIFRATLRYEGFSEIMSTLAKIGLFDTEVHIMLNGDGKRPTFGAFLCELLKCPDTSNSQSQATLMGDAEMVKRIILLGHCKEASMALKTVKTIKFLGLHENKEIPGKCSSAFDVTCFLMEERLAYSSNEQDMVLLHHEIQVEYPDDDDRKPTEIHRATLLEFGRMENGRNVTSMALTVGIPAGIGALLLFQKKIHRTGVIRPLQPEVYEPALDILESYGLKVVETVEIS, translated from the exons ATGGGTAAA GAAAATAGCTCTTTGTTGGGGAATGGAATTGTTGGAATCCTTTCAGAGACTGTTAACATGTGGGAGAGACGAACACCATTGTGCCCGTCTCACTGCGCTCGTCTTCTGCACAGTGGAAAGATGCAGAGTGGAATTGAACGGATTATTGTGCAACCGAGTACAAAGCGCATTCACCATGACTCTCAGTATGAGGATGTTGGTTGTGAGATATCTGATGATCTTTCTCAATGTGGCCTCATATTGGGTGTTAAACAACCTAAG ATGGAGATGATTCTTCCAGATAGAGCTTATGCTTTTTTCTCCCACACGCACAAGGCCCAGACAGAAAACATGCCTCTGTTAGACAAG GTGCTTGCAGAACACGtttctttatttgattatgagcttattgttggtgatgatggaaAGAGGTTGATTGCATTCGGGATGTTTGCTGGTAGAGCTGGATTGATCGATTTTTTGCATGGGCTAGGACAAC GTTACTTAAGTCTTGGGTACTCAACACCTTTTTTGTCTCTTGGGGCATCTCACATGTATTCTTCTCTTGCTGCTGCCAAGGCTGCTGTCATTGCTGTTGGTGAAGAAATAGCCACCCAGGGGCTTCCATCTAGAATATCTCCTCTTGTCTTTGTATTCACTGGTTCCGGAAATG tCTCCCGGGGTGCACAGGAGATATTCAGACTCTTACCTCATACTTTTGTAGATGCCTGCCAGCTTCCTGATCTCTTCAAACAG ACAGGGGATCTAGCACCTACTTCAAGATCAACCAAGAGAGTATTCCAAGTTTATGGATGTGTCGTCACCTGTCAAGATATGGTTGCTCCGAAGGACCCTGCCAAAACTTTTGACAAA GATGACTATTATGCTCATCCGGAGCATTATGATCCTGTTTTCCACGAGAAAATCGCACCATATGCATCAGTGATTG TTAATTGCATGTATTGGGAGAAAAGATTCCCCAGGTTGCTGAGCACTAAGCAGCTGCAAGAATTAATGAAGAGAGGTTGCCCGCTTCTTGGAATTTCAGATATAACATGTGATGTTGGAGGTTCAATGGAATTTGTTAACCGACCCACATCTATAGAGCGCCCTTTCTTCAG GTATGACCCTTCCACGGATTCGTACCATGAAAACATGGAAGGGGATGGCATTCTTTGTCTCGCGGTGGACATCCTTCCTACAGAATTTTCAAAAGAG GCTTCTCGACATTTTGGAGATATCCTATCTCAGTTTATCGGTACATTAGCCTCAAGTAAGAACATTGCTGATTTGCCGTCACACCTGCAAAGAGCTTGCATAGCTCATGGAGGAGCATTGACTccattatttgaatatattccCCGAATGAGAAATTCATCTTCAAT TGATTCATCACCAAATCCAGATAGTGCTTTCCAGAAGAAATATAACACATTG GTGTCTCTTAGTGGCCATTTGTTTGATCAGTTTCTGATAAATGATGCTTTAGATATCATCGAAGCTAATGGTGGATCTTTTCGCTTGGTTAAATGTGAAGTTGGCCAAAGTGCAAATGTCACCTCCTATTCTGAAGTTGAG GTTGGTGCTGATGACCTGGCCATCTTAAATCGAATAATTGATTCCCTTAGTTCTGTTGCCCATTCGCGTGGTAAAGTTGGGCATCGAAGGAAAGAGGAGTTGTCTTTGAATGTTGGAGAAATCAGTGACATGGCGGAAGACAATGGTCACTCTAACCAGAGGCCAGCAATTCTGATTCTTGGAGCAGGACGTGTTTGTCGACCTGCTGCTGAATTTTTAGCATCAGCAGGAAGCAGGTCCTCACATGTTCTAAAAAAATGGCAGGTTTCTAAGTTTGAGGAAATTGAAGAATTTAAGGTTATTGTGGGATCACTCTATTTGAAAGATGCAGAAGAG ACAATTGAAGGTATACCCAATGCGACAGCTATTCAACTTGATGCAATGGATAATGCAAGCCTGGCTAAGTATATACCTGAG GTTCAAGTTGTCCTAAGCTTGTTGCCCCCCAGTTTTCATACCACCGTGGCTAATGCTTGCATAGAG CACAAAAAGCACCTTGTCACTGCAAGCTATGTAGATGATTCCATGTTAAAGTTAGATAGTAAGGCTAAAGATGCAGGTGTTACAATTCTTGGTGAAATGGGCCTGGATCCTGGGATAG ACCACATGATGGCAATGAAGATGATCGATCAAGCACATGTTAGAAGGGGGAAAATAAAGGCCTTCAACTCCTACTGTTGTGGGCTTCCATCTCCAGCTGCTGCAAACAACCCTCTGGCATATAAGTTCAG CTGGAACCCAGCTGGTGCTATTCGTTCAGGCCGCAATTCAGCTACTTATAAGCATTCTGGTGAAATTATTCAAGTTGATG GGGATGGACTGTATGACTCAGCAGTGAGGTACCGGCTACCAGATCTTCCAGCCTTTGCTCTGGAATATCTCCCAAACCGCAATTCTCTGGTGTATGGTGACTTGTACGGGATTAGTAATGAAGCCTCAACCATCTTCCGCGCCACCCTCCGTTATGAAG GATTTAGTGAAATAATGTCAACCCTAGCAAAAATTGGATTGTTTGATACAGAAGTTCATATTATGTTGAATGGTGATGGTAAAAGGCCAACATTTGGTGCCTTTCTTTGTGAACTTTTAAAATGTCCTGATACCTCGAATTCCCAGAGCCAGGCCACCTTGATGGGAGATGCAGAAATGGTTAAGAGGATTATCTTGTTGGGGCACTGCAAAGAAGCTTCTATGGCATTGAAAACGGTGAAAACTATCAA GTTCTTGGGGCTTCATGAAAACAAGGAAATTCCTGGAAAGTGTTCAAGTGCATTCGATGTAACTTGTTTTCTCATGGAAGAGAGATTAGCCTACTCCAGCAATGAGCAG GATATGGTTCTCTTGCACCATGAAATACAAGTGGAATATCCTGATGATGATGACAGGAAGCCCACAGAGATCCACAGAGCCACTTTACTAGAATTTGGGAGGATGGAGAACGGGAGAAATGTCACTTCAATGGCTCTCACTGTTGGCATCCCAGCAGGAATTGGAGCTCTG CtattgtttcagaagaagaTCCATAGGACGGGTGTGATAAGACCTCTCCAACCTGAAGTTTATGAACCAG CGTTGGATATATTGGAGTCATACGGACTGAAGGTTGTAGAGACTGTCGAGATTTCGTGA
- the LOC120263618 gene encoding alpha-aminoadipic semialdehyde synthase isoform X2, with amino-acid sequence MEGDGILCLAVDILPTEFSKEASRHFGDILSQFIGTLASSKNIADLPSHLQRACIAHGGALTPLFEYIPRMRNSSSIDSSPNPDSAFQKKYNTLVSLSGHLFDQFLINDALDIIEANGGSFRLVKCEVGQSANVTSYSEVEVGADDLAILNRIIDSLSSVAHSRGKVGHRRKEELSLNVGEISDMAEDNGHSNQRPAILILGAGRVCRPAAEFLASAGSRSSHVLKKWQVSKFEEIEEFKVIVGSLYLKDAEETIEGIPNATAIQLDAMDNASLAKYIPEVQVVLSLLPPSFHTTVANACIEHKKHLVTASYVDDSMLKLDSKAKDAGVTILGEMGLDPGIDHMMAMKMIDQAHVRRGKIKAFNSYCCGLPSPAAANNPLAYKFSWNPAGAIRSGRNSATYKHSGEIIQVDGDGLYDSAVRYRLPDLPAFALEYLPNRNSLVYGDLYGISNEASTIFRATLRYEGFSEIMSTLAKIGLFDTEVHIMLNGDGKRPTFGAFLCELLKCPDTSNSQSQATLMGDAEMVKRIILLGHCKEASMALKTVKTIKFLGLHENKEIPGKCSSAFDVTCFLMEERLAYSSNEQDMVLLHHEIQVEYPDDDDRKPTEIHRATLLEFGRMENGRNVTSMALTVGIPAGIGALLLFQKKIHRTGVIRPLQPEVYEPALDILESYGLKVVETVEIS; translated from the exons ATGGAAGGGGATGGCATTCTTTGTCTCGCGGTGGACATCCTTCCTACAGAATTTTCAAAAGAG GCTTCTCGACATTTTGGAGATATCCTATCTCAGTTTATCGGTACATTAGCCTCAAGTAAGAACATTGCTGATTTGCCGTCACACCTGCAAAGAGCTTGCATAGCTCATGGAGGAGCATTGACTccattatttgaatatattccCCGAATGAGAAATTCATCTTCAAT TGATTCATCACCAAATCCAGATAGTGCTTTCCAGAAGAAATATAACACATTG GTGTCTCTTAGTGGCCATTTGTTTGATCAGTTTCTGATAAATGATGCTTTAGATATCATCGAAGCTAATGGTGGATCTTTTCGCTTGGTTAAATGTGAAGTTGGCCAAAGTGCAAATGTCACCTCCTATTCTGAAGTTGAG GTTGGTGCTGATGACCTGGCCATCTTAAATCGAATAATTGATTCCCTTAGTTCTGTTGCCCATTCGCGTGGTAAAGTTGGGCATCGAAGGAAAGAGGAGTTGTCTTTGAATGTTGGAGAAATCAGTGACATGGCGGAAGACAATGGTCACTCTAACCAGAGGCCAGCAATTCTGATTCTTGGAGCAGGACGTGTTTGTCGACCTGCTGCTGAATTTTTAGCATCAGCAGGAAGCAGGTCCTCACATGTTCTAAAAAAATGGCAGGTTTCTAAGTTTGAGGAAATTGAAGAATTTAAGGTTATTGTGGGATCACTCTATTTGAAAGATGCAGAAGAG ACAATTGAAGGTATACCCAATGCGACAGCTATTCAACTTGATGCAATGGATAATGCAAGCCTGGCTAAGTATATACCTGAG GTTCAAGTTGTCCTAAGCTTGTTGCCCCCCAGTTTTCATACCACCGTGGCTAATGCTTGCATAGAG CACAAAAAGCACCTTGTCACTGCAAGCTATGTAGATGATTCCATGTTAAAGTTAGATAGTAAGGCTAAAGATGCAGGTGTTACAATTCTTGGTGAAATGGGCCTGGATCCTGGGATAG ACCACATGATGGCAATGAAGATGATCGATCAAGCACATGTTAGAAGGGGGAAAATAAAGGCCTTCAACTCCTACTGTTGTGGGCTTCCATCTCCAGCTGCTGCAAACAACCCTCTGGCATATAAGTTCAG CTGGAACCCAGCTGGTGCTATTCGTTCAGGCCGCAATTCAGCTACTTATAAGCATTCTGGTGAAATTATTCAAGTTGATG GGGATGGACTGTATGACTCAGCAGTGAGGTACCGGCTACCAGATCTTCCAGCCTTTGCTCTGGAATATCTCCCAAACCGCAATTCTCTGGTGTATGGTGACTTGTACGGGATTAGTAATGAAGCCTCAACCATCTTCCGCGCCACCCTCCGTTATGAAG GATTTAGTGAAATAATGTCAACCCTAGCAAAAATTGGATTGTTTGATACAGAAGTTCATATTATGTTGAATGGTGATGGTAAAAGGCCAACATTTGGTGCCTTTCTTTGTGAACTTTTAAAATGTCCTGATACCTCGAATTCCCAGAGCCAGGCCACCTTGATGGGAGATGCAGAAATGGTTAAGAGGATTATCTTGTTGGGGCACTGCAAAGAAGCTTCTATGGCATTGAAAACGGTGAAAACTATCAA GTTCTTGGGGCTTCATGAAAACAAGGAAATTCCTGGAAAGTGTTCAAGTGCATTCGATGTAACTTGTTTTCTCATGGAAGAGAGATTAGCCTACTCCAGCAATGAGCAG GATATGGTTCTCTTGCACCATGAAATACAAGTGGAATATCCTGATGATGATGACAGGAAGCCCACAGAGATCCACAGAGCCACTTTACTAGAATTTGGGAGGATGGAGAACGGGAGAAATGTCACTTCAATGGCTCTCACTGTTGGCATCCCAGCAGGAATTGGAGCTCTG CtattgtttcagaagaagaTCCATAGGACGGGTGTGATAAGACCTCTCCAACCTGAAGTTTATGAACCAG CGTTGGATATATTGGAGTCATACGGACTGAAGGTTGTAGAGACTGTCGAGATTTCGTGA
- the LOC120263618 gene encoding alpha-aminoadipic semialdehyde synthase isoform X3 translates to MAEDNGHSNQRPAILILGAGRVCRPAAEFLASAGSRSSHVLKKWQVSKFEEIEEFKVIVGSLYLKDAEETIEGIPNATAIQLDAMDNASLAKYIPEVQVVLSLLPPSFHTTVANACIEHKKHLVTASYVDDSMLKLDSKAKDAGVTILGEMGLDPGIDHMMAMKMIDQAHVRRGKIKAFNSYCCGLPSPAAANNPLAYKFSWNPAGAIRSGRNSATYKHSGEIIQVDGDGLYDSAVRYRLPDLPAFALEYLPNRNSLVYGDLYGISNEASTIFRATLRYEGFSEIMSTLAKIGLFDTEVHIMLNGDGKRPTFGAFLCELLKCPDTSNSQSQATLMGDAEMVKRIILLGHCKEASMALKTVKTIKFLGLHENKEIPGKCSSAFDVTCFLMEERLAYSSNEQDMVLLHHEIQVEYPDDDDRKPTEIHRATLLEFGRMENGRNVTSMALTVGIPAGIGALLLFQKKIHRTGVIRPLQPEVYEPALDILESYGLKVVETVEIS, encoded by the exons ATGGCGGAAGACAATGGTCACTCTAACCAGAGGCCAGCAATTCTGATTCTTGGAGCAGGACGTGTTTGTCGACCTGCTGCTGAATTTTTAGCATCAGCAGGAAGCAGGTCCTCACATGTTCTAAAAAAATGGCAGGTTTCTAAGTTTGAGGAAATTGAAGAATTTAAGGTTATTGTGGGATCACTCTATTTGAAAGATGCAGAAGAG ACAATTGAAGGTATACCCAATGCGACAGCTATTCAACTTGATGCAATGGATAATGCAAGCCTGGCTAAGTATATACCTGAG GTTCAAGTTGTCCTAAGCTTGTTGCCCCCCAGTTTTCATACCACCGTGGCTAATGCTTGCATAGAG CACAAAAAGCACCTTGTCACTGCAAGCTATGTAGATGATTCCATGTTAAAGTTAGATAGTAAGGCTAAAGATGCAGGTGTTACAATTCTTGGTGAAATGGGCCTGGATCCTGGGATAG ACCACATGATGGCAATGAAGATGATCGATCAAGCACATGTTAGAAGGGGGAAAATAAAGGCCTTCAACTCCTACTGTTGTGGGCTTCCATCTCCAGCTGCTGCAAACAACCCTCTGGCATATAAGTTCAG CTGGAACCCAGCTGGTGCTATTCGTTCAGGCCGCAATTCAGCTACTTATAAGCATTCTGGTGAAATTATTCAAGTTGATG GGGATGGACTGTATGACTCAGCAGTGAGGTACCGGCTACCAGATCTTCCAGCCTTTGCTCTGGAATATCTCCCAAACCGCAATTCTCTGGTGTATGGTGACTTGTACGGGATTAGTAATGAAGCCTCAACCATCTTCCGCGCCACCCTCCGTTATGAAG GATTTAGTGAAATAATGTCAACCCTAGCAAAAATTGGATTGTTTGATACAGAAGTTCATATTATGTTGAATGGTGATGGTAAAAGGCCAACATTTGGTGCCTTTCTTTGTGAACTTTTAAAATGTCCTGATACCTCGAATTCCCAGAGCCAGGCCACCTTGATGGGAGATGCAGAAATGGTTAAGAGGATTATCTTGTTGGGGCACTGCAAAGAAGCTTCTATGGCATTGAAAACGGTGAAAACTATCAA GTTCTTGGGGCTTCATGAAAACAAGGAAATTCCTGGAAAGTGTTCAAGTGCATTCGATGTAACTTGTTTTCTCATGGAAGAGAGATTAGCCTACTCCAGCAATGAGCAG GATATGGTTCTCTTGCACCATGAAATACAAGTGGAATATCCTGATGATGATGACAGGAAGCCCACAGAGATCCACAGAGCCACTTTACTAGAATTTGGGAGGATGGAGAACGGGAGAAATGTCACTTCAATGGCTCTCACTGTTGGCATCCCAGCAGGAATTGGAGCTCTG CtattgtttcagaagaagaTCCATAGGACGGGTGTGATAAGACCTCTCCAACCTGAAGTTTATGAACCAG CGTTGGATATATTGGAGTCATACGGACTGAAGGTTGTAGAGACTGTCGAGATTTCGTGA